GCAGGCGGGAGCGCATTTCGTCAAGACATCGACCGGATTCAGCAAATCAGGCGCAACTCCGGATGATGTCGCGTTGATGCGAAAAGTCGTCGGCGATTCGATGGGCGTGAAAGCCGCCGGCGGCATCCGGACATTTGCCGATGCGATGGTGATGGTACATGCCGGCGCAAACCGGATCGGCGCAAGTTCCGGCGTTCAGATCGTGCGGGAAAGTCAGGTTATTTGACATTTCTCCCGATACTCCCAACATTGAATGCGTTGCTCATTGGCAATGATTTTTAATCTGTGAAAGAAAATGTATTGGCAAAATAAAACGGAATTATCGCAACACAATTGCATAAAAACCATAAAATCCGCTTTGCGCATTTGGAGCGTTATCGGTTTTCTGTTTCTCTATTCGTTGGCATTGTTTGCGCAACAATTGGAGATACACCATATTAATGTCGGTCAGGCCGACGCAACATTGATCATCTCACCAACCGGAAAGACAATGCTGATCGATGCAGGAAATACGGGTAACGGAACGAATATCATCTGTCCGTACCTGAGATCGCTTGACATAACAAAATTGAATTATGTTGTCTGCTCTCATTATCATGCCGATCATCTCGGGGGCGGTGTTACGATGAAATGCGTTGCGACTGACGGAGAAGTGATTAACTATGGGATTGTCAGCAATGCGAACAAAAGTGAAAATGATCTAAGCATCGGTTGGCGGCTGAGCTATAACTCATTTCAGTATTTCACGGGCGGCGATCTCGGGGGAGAAACGTCAGATTATGCGGATAGCGAGACCCCGCTGGCTTCTCAGGTTGGCGATGTGGATGCCATGAAAATCAATCATCACGCCAGCCGCTACAGCACCAATCAGACATTCGTGGATTCTCTCAGACCCGAAATTGCCGTTATTCATGTCGGCAACAGGAACACATACTATCATCCCACACAGGAAGTATTGGATCGCCTGGCCGCCGCTAACTGCTTTATCTATCAGACGGAATTAGGAACGGGCGGGACTATTCCATCCGGTAAAGGAGTCGTCGCAAACGGGAATGTTATTATTAAGACCTCCGGTAAGAGTTTTACGGTTACCTACGGCAGTACCACCCATACTTATCCGGAAGATGATTATCTGTCAGTCAAAACGGAAGACGGTTTAGAACCTAAAGTCTTTTCTCTTTACCAGAATTATCCCAATCCGTTTAATCCGACGACGACCATATCATATCATCTGCCTAAATCAGCATTCGTCAAACTGGCGGTTTATGATATCGGCGGAAGATTGATTGAAACTCTGGTCAGTGAACCTAAAAGCGCCGGCTATCATTCGGTTATCTGGAATGGATCCGCCGTCCCTTCAGGCATATATTTCTATCGGATCGATGCGGGCAAATACGGCAGCACGAAGAAGTGCATACTGATTAAATAGCGCTCCGGCATCGTGTTAACGCGGGATCGTCAATACGAGGATGAGAAGGCCGCCTTTTTATGGAAATTCTGATACCAATTAACACGGAATAAATATGATAATTTCCAATGTCCGTAGCCCATGGATTTATCCATGGGATAGAAGAATCCCCCCGACCATTTATCTTTATCGTCTCAGCGCGGAGCACTGAGATGAGATGAGGTTGGGCAGAGAATCCCCAAAGTAAGAGAATGAATCCCTAAGACTCAGGAAGTCATCATCCAAATCGGAGAGCATAATTTTACGTGTTCCGTCATGTCCTCTGACCAGATGGTCGACGATTGGCATCAGATATGAGCATCTGACATAACCGGCGCTTGACAAATGGCCGGGAAATGATTAAAATGAAACGGTTTTTAAAATGAGAGAATGAGGAATTGGATGAAATATAAGGGTAAAAATTTCGCATCGCCGATAGGTTCTATAAAGGTTTCTATTTTTAGAAAACTGGCAGGATGGTCAAGGTGAAGGATAAATATGTGTTAGCGTTTACCAATAACGACCAATATAAAAGGATTAATATAAAATCAAATGGAGGATTACCATGATGAAAAGACTGTCTTTTGCAATGTTTATTGGGGTTGCCTTTTTCATGTTCTTTAGTTGTGAAGAAAATCCCACTGAAAGTTCCGCGAAGGTGCCGGAATTAGCCACCTCGGAAGTCACTGAAATTGGGCGTACATCGGCTACCTGCGGCGGCACCATTTCCTCGGATGGCGGCTCAATCGTAACCGTTCGAGGGGTCTGCTGGAGCACCAGCCAAATGCCAAAAGTATCCGACCATAAAACTACCGACGGCACCGGAGCCGGTAGTTTTGAGAGTGAAATCACCGGTTTGACAGCCGGAACTAACTACTATGTGCGCGCTTATGCCACGAATGGAGATGGCACCGGTTACGGAAGCGCGATGTCTTTTAAAACCGATGATCCCGGAGAGCCGGACGTAAGTACAGCGGAAGTCAGTGAGATCATGCCAACAACTGCCAAATGCGGAGGCACAGTTATCTCAGATGGCGGTTCGGCAGTAACAGCACGTGGCGTATGCTGGAGCACCGGCCAAACTCCAACAGTGTCTGACAGTAAAACCACCGATGGCACCGGGACCGGTAGTTTTACGAGTGAAATCACCGGTTTGACAGCCGGAACCACCTATTATGTGCGCGCTTATGCTACAAACAGTGTCGGCACCAGTTATGGAAGCGCCAAGTTGTTTTATATACATGAACCAGGCACTGTTACGGATATAGACGGCAATGTTTATCAAACGGTGAAGATTGGCAATCAGTGGTGGATGGCGGAGAACCTGAAAGTGACCCACTACCGGAATGGCGAAGCGATTCCCAATATAACCGACAATACGGCTTGGTCTAATCTCTCGACCGGCGCCTTGTGCGACTATAATAACGACGTAAATAATGTAGTCACCTATGGTCGGCTGTACAACTGGTACGCAGTAAATGATAGCCGCAACATTGCTCCTACCGGCTGGCATGTGCCAACAGATGCAGAGTGGACAATCTTGACAAATTATCTTGGCGGAGAATCTGTAGCCGGCGGCAAAATGAAAGAGACTGGAACGACACACTGGTATGGTCCAAACACCGGCGCCACGAACGAAAGCGGATTTTTGGCGTTGCCCGGCGGCTACCGTTACTACTCTGGTACGTACTACGGCGTTGGGGACTACGGGTACTGGTGGTCGGCTACGGAGAGCGATAGTTACGGCGCGTGGAGCCGAAATCTGGGTTGCAGTGGTTCGGGCGTGGACCGTGGCAGCAACGGTAAGCGTAGCGGTTTCTCAGTTCGTTGTGTTGGGGATTAGACTATTGGACTATTTTACTGTATCCCGCGGAGCGGGATCGGAAAAAAAACATGGCACAATACGATGAATTACCGGTTTACCCCGTTGGATATTTTGCAATTAAACCGATAATACATGAAATTTAATGCTATCCAACAGGGTGAATAAAGCAAGTTATGACCTGCTGCTTGAGATTTTTCGTTTTACAAAGGAATTTAACAAGGAGTTCAAGTACACGGTGGGTGAAAGTCTAAAAAAAGAGACATTGGATTTGATAACGCTGATTTATCGGGCAAACAGCAAAGCGGATAAGCGGGAAACACTGCAATCAGCACGAGAGAAAATCGAGGTTATCCGTTTATTTATTCGGCTAATGAAAGATTTAAAGCAAATAAGTCTTGAAAAATTTGTACAGGTCAATAAGCGAGTCGAGAATGTATCCAAACAGTTAACAGGATGGAAGAAAAAACAGTTGGAAAGTTCGTAAAGTTATAAAGTTTGTAAAGTTGAAAGTATGAAGATTGCAAGATTTGAAGATATAATTGCCTGGCAAAAAGCAAAAATTCTGACGGTCAAAGTATATTCATTATTTGACGCGAGCAAAGATTTTGCTTTTAAGGATCAAATACAAAGAGCTTCGGTTTCTATAATGAACAATATTGCCGAAGGATTTGAACGGAAAAGCAATAATGAGTTTAAGCAATTTTTATATATTGCCAAAGGCTCGTGTGGCGAAGTGCGATCGATGCTGATTCTTGCCAAAGAACTGCATAAAATTAATGGACAAAACGCGGGAACTCTTCTTGAACTTTCGGAAGAGATATCCAAAATACTTTCCGGTTTAATAAAAACTTTATGAACTTTAAACTTTCTAACTTTAAACTTTCTAACTTTAAACTTTCTAACTTTAAACTTTCTAACTTTAAACTAAATGACTGTTTAGCCAGAATTGCTTATCGCCACGGCATAAGCAAGCGAGCATGTTTAAATCCGGCAGACTCCTTGTATTCTGATGCGAGGTATAACTTTCATGTTTTCTGAGAACGAAGATATGATTAATGTGATGTCTGCTTTTATTTTGGCGTTGCCCGGCGGCTACCGTAACAACAATGGAACGTACAACAACATTGGTAACAACGGGAACTGGTGGTCGGCTACGGAGAACAATAGTAACAACGCATGGTACCGAAATCTGTATTACCTTGATTCAGACGTGTACCGTTACTACGACTATAAGCGCTACGGTTTCTCGATTCGTTGTGTGAAGGATTAGTCTATACTGACACGCCCCGCTATCGGCACTTGACAATAGAGTCTTAATTGATTAAACTGTAGCGGTTTTTTAAATGAGATAATGATGGATTTGATGAAACGCAAGGGTAAAAATTTCACACTGACGATAAATTACAGAAAGGTTTCTGTATGTAGAAATCTCGGAGGATGTCAAAGAAGCAAATTAAACATATGTTAGGCATGATAAAAATGAAACGGAGAAAGGGAAAAGCAGAAAATGTCATATCCATCAGTCGACCAGTTACAGAAGGTTCTCACCGAGAAGGTCTTCCACTATGCGAAAGACTCGAAAAAGGCGGCGGGTCGAGCACTCGGCACCCTCGTCGAAATCATCACGTTCTACTCGCTCAAGGCATGGGGCCTTGAGCGGAATGTTGCGATAGAGAAACCGCTACCAGAGTTCGGAAACGACGACATCACGCACAACGTCGAGTACAGCCTTCATCCGTCAACTCCGCTCGTTACGGTTGACTTCAACCGAGATAACCTGCCCATCACGGCGCGCAAGATCGCCAAACAACCGGAGTTTGCCGCGCTGTCGATCCCTGCGGACTCGATCAAGACCAATGCCCTCCTGAGTAACGACTTGGTTCTCCGGAACTCATGCTCGGTCTGCGATTGCGGCGAAACGTTCCTCAACGCCTACCTTGACAACCTCGACAAGAAGACTGGGCGGTACTCCGTCGCCACCCTTCGTCGCCGTCCCTTTGCCATTTTCGAGTGTAAACGCGTCGGCGTCGAGGAAGGCATGCGGAAGGGACCGCAGACGATTGAAAAGGCGAAGCAAGGTGCCTATGTTGCCCGAACGGTTTCCGCATTGCAGAAGATTAGATTGACCGATGGCAGCATGGGTGGTCTCATTCAAAAGCGTGACGGGTCTTTTTGGCATGGCGACTACTACAAACTAATGGCCGAGATCATCGCGTCGGGCGATCCAGAACTGCTTTCACGTTTCATCTTGACCGTTGGCGTCGTGAGCAATCACGGCAATTGGTTCACGTTGGAGAACCACAATAAGGAACTGAAGGTGCTTGCCCAGTCTTACGACTGGCTGTTGTTCTTGACCGACGCCGGTATCGCACAATTTATTGACGAATTGTTGCTACATCCAGCGGCAAAACTTGGAGCAGCCCGGAAAGCGTTTCTTGCTAGTTACACAGGCAAGAAGGGGGTAAATCAGTTTACGAAAGTCCAGATGTCACTTGCCGCAGATACCGCCCTTCAAACCTACTTCAAATCGAAGGCGAGTACGATTGAAGGATGGTTCAATATCGTCGTCCCCGCAGGTAAAAGCCTGACGGTTCTGAAGGACGAACTGGACACGCTGAAAGGCAAAAACTGGCAGGAGATTCATGCATGACAGCCGGGCGGACACTGAACACGCTCAGTCAGGAGTGGGGAACACCAGAGAAGTATGTCAACGCGGTTCGTGAGTTCTTCGGCGACCACATTGCCCTTGATCCCTGTTCAAACGAGTATTCGATTGTATATGCGGAAACGGAATACCGTCTTCCGAAGCATGATGGACTCCGAGAGACGTGGCATTTTCCCACGATCTATGTTAATCCGCCATACGGAATAGACAAAGAGCGTGGCACTTCGATCAAGAAGTGGTTGTTTCGCTGCGCTACAGCGCACAAAGAATACAAGTCTGAAGTTCTCGCCCTTGTGCCAGTTGCTACGAACACCGGCCACTGGAAAAACTATGTATTCGGCAAAGCAACGTCAGTCTGCTTCCTGTACGATACCCGCCTCAAGTTCCTTGTCAATGGGCAGAACGGGGGAAAAGGCGCACCGATGTCCTGTGCAATGGTTTACTGGGGCAAGGACTTCGATAGGTTCCTCTCCATCTTCGCTAAGTTCGGTGCTGTCATTGACCTTCGCCCGCTGAAGGGCAAGAAGTTCGGTGAATGCTCGGAAAATGGGCAGATGGACTTGATCCCGGAAGAAGTACCGGAAGAGGAAGGCTAACAAGGTGGTGGAGCACTACGGCCCGAAGTGGGCCGAGGCTCACCGCTATTGTTATATGCATAAGCTTCTTCTATAGGATTAAGTTAAATTCTCTTCTGACAGTTACTGGATTAATCCTGCGTTATCTGCTTTTTCGCGCGGTAGGCTTTCAGATAATTGCGGCAATCGGGATCGCGCCCGACAAACAAGCTGGCGGCGGCGATAGGTCGTGGATTTGTTCATCCAGCGGATTCAATATGGCGGCGTCCAGCCCGGCGCCGATGGCCTGTATCAAAAAAGTATTATGCACCAGCGTCCTCTGCGGCAATCCGAACGAAGTATTGCTGATGCCGAGCGAAACAGGAAGGCCGAGTTCCTGCCGGACGAGTTGAATCGCTTTCAGAACGGGAATTCCCGATTTGTCGGACGAAGCGATTGCCATGGCGGCGACATCGACAATGACATTTTCCTTCGGGATTTTGAATTCCTCGCAGGCTTCTAAAATCGTTCGGGC
This window of the Candidatus Marinimicrobia bacterium CG08_land_8_20_14_0_20_45_22 genome carries:
- a CDS encoding four helix bundle protein, which translates into the protein MKIARFEDIIAWQKAKILTVKVYSLFDASKDFAFKDQIQRASVSIMNNIAEGFERKSNNEFKQFLYIAKGSCGEVRSMLILAKELHKINGQNAGTLLELSEEISKILSGLIKTL
- a CDS encoding N-6 DNA methylase codes for the protein MTAGRTLNTLSQEWGTPEKYVNAVREFFGDHIALDPCSNEYSIVYAETEYRLPKHDGLRETWHFPTIYVNPPYGIDKERGTSIKKWLFRCATAHKEYKSEVLALVPVATNTGHWKNYVFGKATSVCFLYDTRLKFLVNGQNGGKGAPMSCAMVYWGKDFDRFLSIFAKFGAVIDLRPLKGKKFGECSENGQMDLIPEEVPEEEG
- a CDS encoding 5-methyltetrahydrofolate--homocysteine methyltransferase yields the protein KVYAGKALVNSVNGKRKRIEEALPIVKKYGAAVIALTIDETIPETAEERLAIARTILEACEEFKIPKENVIVDVAAMAIASSDKSGIPVLKAIQLVRQELGLPVSLGISNTSFGLPQRTLVHNTFLIQAIGAGLDAAILNPLDEQIHDLSPPPACLSGAIPIAAII